The Ranitomeya imitator isolate aRanImi1 chromosome 3, aRanImi1.pri, whole genome shotgun sequence genome has a window encoding:
- the CD63 gene encoding CD63 antigen: protein MAVEGGMKCVKYLVFIFNFLFWICGCALIGLGIYVLVQMHNPQVFKNASVFGPPIVIIAVGVVIFFISFFGCCGAVKENYCMVTTFAVLLGLIFLVEIAAAIAGYVYRGQLQSAFSDTITDGLKNYNKTKEAKKGIDDLQQGFKCCGANNFTDWKNYDPFKGTNDVPDSCCKQFLLNCGKNLTNIYTAGCVPTIEAIFKTNIGIIAGVALGIAFFEVLGIIFACCLMKGIRSGYEVM, encoded by the exons ATTTGTGGTTGTGCTCTCATAGGACTGGGAATCTATGTGCTGGTCCAAATGCACAACCCGCAAGTATTTAAAAACGCCTCCGTATTCGGGCCCCCTATTGTCATTATTGCTGTGGGTGTCGTCATTTTCTTCATCTCCTTCTTTGGCTGCTGTGGAGCTGTAAAGGAGAACTACTGCATGGTCACCACG TTCGCCGTTTTGCTGGGTTTGATATTCCTGGTGGAAATCGCAGCTGCAATCGCTGGATATGTCTACAGGGGTCAG TTACAGAGTGCATTCTCGGATACCATTACAGATGGCCTGAAAAATTACAATAAGACTAAAGAAGCAAAGAAGGGAATTGATGATCTTCAGCAAGGT TTCAAGTGCTGCGGTGCCAATAACTTTACCGACTGGAAGAACTATGACCCATTTAAAGGTACAAATGACGTGCCCGACTCCTGCTGCAAGCAGTTTTTGCTAAACTGTGGCAAGAACCTGACCAACATTTATACTGCT GGTTGTGTGCCCACAATAGAAGCCATATTCAAAACCAACATAGGCATCATCGCTGGAGTTGCCTTGGGCATTGCTTTCTTCGAG GTCTTGGGAATCATCTTTGCCTGCTGTCTAATGAAGGGAATCCGCAGTGGGTATGAAGTCATGTGA